The stretch of DNA CACGCCGGCGCTGACTTCCCGTGCCCATTTCTGAGAGGTGCCCATGACCCCGAACCAGCCTCCCCAGGCGGCAGCCGCTGCCACGAGCGGGAGTGCGCTGGATGCGCGTCAGCTGCGGACGATCCTGATCGCCGTCTCGGTCGCGCTGATGGCCGTCATCGCGTCGGTGTCGGGGCTGAACGTGGCCCAGACCCACCTGGCCGTCGATTTCGGGGCCTCGCAGAGCACCGTCCTGTGGATCATCAACGTCTACACCCTCGCCCTGGCCGCCCTGCTGCTGCCGCTCGGCGCCATCGGTGACCGTCTGGGCCGCAAGCCCATGCTGGTCGCGGGGCTGGCCGTCTTCGGCGTCGCGAGCGTCGCGGGCGCCCTGGCCCCGAACGCGGAGGTGATGATCGCCGCGCGGATGGGCGCCGGTGTCGGAGCGGCGATGATCGTGCCCATCACCCTTGCCGTCATCACTTCCACCTTCCCCGAGGAGCAGCGCGGGAAGGCGATCGGGGTGTGGACCGGAGTGGGCGGAGGCGGCGGCGTCGTGGGCCTGTTCCTGTCGGCGTTCCTGGTCGACGCCGCCAACTGGCGCTGGCTGTTCGCCCTGCCGGGGGTCCTGGTCGTCGTGGCCCTGGCCATGACGCTGAAGTCGGTTCCCAACTCCTTCGAGCGGTCCCGCCATTCGTTCGACACCATCGGCGCGCTGGTGGCCGCCGTCGCGGTGGTCGGCCTCATCTTCGTCCTGCAGGAGGGGCCAGAGCGCGGCTGGACCGCCTCGGTGACCGTGATCGGCCTCGCCGTCGGTCTCGTTGCCACCGTCTGTTTCGTGGTCTGGGAGCTGCGCCGCCGGGACGCCTCGCTGCTGGACGTGCGGCTGTTCCGTGAGCGCGGCCTGGCCGGCGGTTCGGTCACCCTGCTGGTGACCTTCGGTGTCCAGGCGGGTATCACCGTGGTCCTCCTGCCGTTCTTCCAGGCCGTGCTGGGCTGGTCGGCGCTGCTGTCCTCGGTGGCGATGCTGCCCAGGGCCGTGGTACTGATTGTGACTTCCGGTGTGGCGCCCAGGTTGGCCGCACAGATCGGCGTCCGCCGGACCCTGGCCATCGGCATCGCGTTGACCGGTGTCGGCCTGGCCCTGATGGCGCTGTTCGTCTCCGTCGACGGCGGCTATCTCTCCGTCCTGGCCGGCCTGCTCGCCCTGGGTTTCGGCTCGGGTCTGGCGATGACACCGTCCACGGAGGCCATCACCAGCTCACTGCCGCGCGAGAAGCAGGGCGTCGCCTCCGCCCTCAACGACGCCACCCGCGAGTTCGGCACCGCACTGGGCGTCGCGCTGCTGGGCGCGCTGCTGTCGGCCGGCTACCGCAGCTCCATCGACGGCAGACTTCAGGGCATCCCGCAGGGCACCGCGGACACCGCGCGCGACGGCATCGCCAACGCCCTGGAGGCCGTACCCAGCGCAGGCCCGCGCGCGCAGGACCTGGTCCACGCCGCCCAGCAGTCCTTCGTCGACGGATGGCAGCAGGCCATGTGGGTGGGCACCGCCGTCATGGGCGCCCTGTTCGTCTACATCGCCCTGCGCGGACCGAAGAAACCGGCCCCCGTGGCCGCGGACGAGGCAGAGGCCACCGAGGACGTCGCCGCCCGATGATCCCGTAGAGGATCGGGCAGACGGGCACGCAGACCGTGCATGCCGTGGCAGGGCGCCAGGCCGCGCGGCGCCTGCCGCCCTGCCACCACGGCGACCAGCTCGGTGCGGTCCAGGTCCCGAACGGGCCGCAGGCAGGGGCCGTCGGCGCCGAGGGGCTTTCA from Streptomyces asiaticus encodes:
- a CDS encoding MFS transporter; translation: MTPNQPPQAAAAATSGSALDARQLRTILIAVSVALMAVIASVSGLNVAQTHLAVDFGASQSTVLWIINVYTLALAALLLPLGAIGDRLGRKPMLVAGLAVFGVASVAGALAPNAEVMIAARMGAGVGAAMIVPITLAVITSTFPEEQRGKAIGVWTGVGGGGGVVGLFLSAFLVDAANWRWLFALPGVLVVVALAMTLKSVPNSFERSRHSFDTIGALVAAVAVVGLIFVLQEGPERGWTASVTVIGLAVGLVATVCFVVWELRRRDASLLDVRLFRERGLAGGSVTLLVTFGVQAGITVVLLPFFQAVLGWSALLSSVAMLPRAVVLIVTSGVAPRLAAQIGVRRTLAIGIALTGVGLALMALFVSVDGGYLSVLAGLLALGFGSGLAMTPSTEAITSSLPREKQGVASALNDATREFGTALGVALLGALLSAGYRSSIDGRLQGIPQGTADTARDGIANALEAVPSAGPRAQDLVHAAQQSFVDGWQQAMWVGTAVMGALFVYIALRGPKKPAPVAADEAEATEDVAAR